Proteins from one Niallia circulans genomic window:
- the hag gene encoding flagellin Hag produces the protein MRINHNIAALNTYRQLSSATTAQSKSMEKLSSGQRINRAGDDAAGLAISEKMRGQIRGLDQASRNSQDGISLIQTAEGALNETHAILQRMRELAVQGGNDTNTTDDRTQIQTELNQLMSEVDRIANTTEFNTQNLLKGSFSATLQVGANNGQTINFSISGMGAASLGLTAAKISVGSNTLASGTISTLDAAIKSVSTQRSNLGALQNRLEHTINNLDTSSENLTAAESRVRDVDMAKEMMNQTKNSILSQAAQSMLAQANQQPQGVLQLLQ, from the coding sequence ATGAGAATCAATCATAATATCGCTGCATTAAACACATACCGTCAATTGAGCTCTGCAACAACTGCTCAATCTAAATCAATGGAGAAATTATCTTCAGGTCAACGTATCAACCGTGCTGGTGACGATGCTGCTGGACTAGCAATCTCTGAAAAAATGCGTGGACAAATCCGCGGTTTGGATCAAGCATCTCGTAACTCACAAGATGGTATCTCTTTAATCCAAACAGCTGAAGGTGCATTGAACGAAACACATGCAATCCTTCAACGTATGCGTGAACTAGCTGTACAAGGTGGTAACGACACGAACACTACTGATGACAGAACGCAAATTCAAACAGAATTGAACCAATTAATGTCTGAAGTGGACCGTATTGCAAATACAACTGAATTCAATACGCAAAACCTATTAAAAGGTTCTTTCTCAGCAACACTACAAGTAGGAGCTAATAATGGACAAACTATTAACTTCTCAATTAGTGGAATGGGTGCAGCTAGTCTTGGTCTTACAGCTGCAAAAATTTCAGTAGGATCTAACACGCTTGCAAGTGGCACAATTTCAACACTAGATGCTGCAATCAAGTCAGTTTCCACACAACGTTCAAACCTTGGTGCATTACAAAACCGTCTTGAGCACACAATCAACAATTTGGATACATCATCTGAGAACTTGACAGCTGCTGAATCTCGTGTACGTGACGTAGACATGGCGAAAGAAATGATGAACCAAACGAAGAACTCAATTCTTTCTCAAGCAGCTCAATCAATGCTGGCACAAGCAAACCAACAGCCACAAGGCGTACTACAATTACTTCAATAA
- a CDS encoding glycosyltransferase, with translation MNIKVSLCMIVKNEENVLDRCLASVAHLVDEVIIVDTGSTDKTKEIASKYTSKLYDFEWVNDFSAARNYAAEHATGDWILVLDADEFIDEENYHDFINGLEEDNGEFDTYGVKIINFTGLYGEKLVQNYHDRVYKNNKEIAYYRAIHEQLKGIDGQSLNGSIAKLSVFHSGYMNQTVAEKGKNERNKDLLDKEMQESNNAFDYFNLGNEFYSQGEFEEALKAYTNAYNLKSSYQLSWVASTVIQIISVLIQLKRYNDAVNVIDDSIELYPGSFEMIFLKGEISFVRGQYDDAKYYFEEIINNSEKYNHTILRPDLKDQMPHRRLGDIYNYEKVYDKAIYHYMNVLNINKLDSDSIKKIIYILNKFHSEDEIIQFIERNDLINKNNLSYYMSACFDIGKPIIIEPFLKYNNEDNLLERIYKLKNYCLTGTGNIEEFKDLLNPQLVERLNKKQMLNIIDLYLLRNRLVEGNHSPLLIAAFEKDEHISMLVKLLNNITVEKLDEAELFLGSLQILMNYKKYDLASSLLNNKQLLTDSALVKVAAILYENDFKGEGLQLYNACDWDVYSEQDFLNIINGLFETENDQNAIEFTKYANLLFENDFRFCKILLENPIDDHLFNTTVKKALETFKGSVYLEKYLL, from the coding sequence GTGAATATAAAAGTATCATTATGCATGATTGTAAAAAATGAAGAGAATGTATTGGATCGCTGCTTGGCATCAGTTGCACATTTAGTTGATGAAGTGATTATTGTAGATACAGGGTCAACAGACAAAACGAAGGAAATTGCAAGTAAATATACGTCTAAATTATATGACTTTGAATGGGTTAATGATTTTTCGGCTGCAAGGAATTATGCTGCAGAACATGCAACTGGTGACTGGATTTTAGTATTAGATGCTGATGAATTTATTGATGAGGAAAATTATCATGATTTTATTAATGGGTTAGAAGAAGATAATGGCGAATTTGACACATATGGTGTTAAAATAATCAATTTTACTGGTTTGTATGGAGAGAAATTAGTTCAAAATTATCATGACCGCGTGTATAAAAATAACAAAGAGATTGCCTATTATCGTGCTATTCATGAACAATTAAAGGGTATTGATGGACAATCACTGAACGGAAGTATAGCAAAGCTTTCTGTATTTCACTCTGGATACATGAATCAAACAGTGGCAGAAAAGGGAAAGAATGAAAGGAATAAAGACCTTCTTGATAAAGAAATGCAGGAAAGTAATAATGCATTTGATTATTTCAATTTAGGTAATGAATTTTATTCACAAGGAGAGTTTGAAGAGGCATTAAAAGCATACACAAATGCTTATAACTTAAAGAGCAGTTATCAATTATCATGGGTGGCCTCTACTGTTATCCAGATAATAAGTGTGTTAATACAATTAAAGAGATATAATGATGCAGTTAATGTGATTGATGATTCTATAGAGCTATATCCAGGCTCATTCGAAATGATTTTCTTAAAAGGTGAGATTAGTTTCGTTAGAGGACAATATGATGATGCCAAGTATTACTTTGAAGAGATAATAAACAATAGTGAAAAGTATAATCATACAATCTTAAGACCAGACTTGAAAGACCAAATGCCACACAGAAGGCTTGGAGATATATACAACTATGAGAAAGTATATGACAAAGCTATTTACCATTATATGAACGTATTGAACATAAATAAATTGGATAGTGACAGCATTAAAAAGATTATTTATATTTTAAATAAATTCCATTCTGAAGATGAGATTATACAATTTATTGAAAGAAATGATCTGATTAATAAAAATAATTTAAGCTATTACATGTCAGCGTGTTTTGATATTGGAAAACCAATTATAATTGAACCATTTTTAAAATATAATAATGAAGACAATCTGTTAGAGAGAATATACAAACTTAAAAATTACTGTTTAACTGGTACAGGAAATATAGAAGAGTTTAAAGACTTGTTAAATCCACAATTAGTTGAGCGTTTAAATAAGAAACAAATGCTAAACATTATTGATTTATATTTATTAAGAAATAGGCTCGTAGAAGGTAACCATTCACCTTTGCTTATTGCTGCCTTTGAGAAAGACGAGCACATAAGTATGTTGGTTAAATTATTAAATAATATAACAGTGGAAAAATTAGATGAAGCAGAATTATTTTTAGGTTCCCTCCAAATTCTTATGAATTATAAGAAATATGATTTAGCATCCAGTTTATTGAATAATAAACAGTTATTAACAGATTCTGCACTTGTGAAGGTAGCAGCTATTCTTTATGAGAATGATTTTAAAGGAGAGGGTCTTCAATTATACAATGCATGTGACTGGGATGTTTATTCTGAACAAGATTTCCTGAATATAATAAATGGTCTATTTGAAACCGAAAATGATCAGAATGCTATTGAATTCACAAAATATGCTAATTTGTTATTCGAAAATGACTTCAGATTCTGTAAAATTTTACTGGAGAACCCAATTGATGATCACTTGTTTAATACTACAGTAAAAAAAGCATTAGAGACTTTTAAAGGAAGCGTTTATTTGGAAAAGTATCTATTATAG
- the flaG gene encoding flagellar protein FlaG: MIEKYSSNGVYSAQQLKTNENSVTKVNEATAEPQAEGSKAVNPVDKEKERKNLEGLMDSLNDFMPAHTSLKFQLHDKLEEYYVQVINDQTKEVIREIPSEKMLDIHAAMKEYLGLMVDKKI; encoded by the coding sequence ATGATAGAAAAGTATTCTTCAAATGGCGTCTATTCAGCTCAACAGCTCAAAACCAATGAGAATAGTGTGACGAAGGTTAATGAGGCAACTGCCGAACCGCAAGCGGAAGGGAGTAAGGCTGTAAATCCAGTCGATAAGGAAAAAGAGAGAAAAAACCTTGAAGGCTTGATGGACAGCTTGAATGATTTCATGCCAGCACACACATCACTTAAGTTTCAGCTTCACGATAAGCTTGAGGAGTATTATGTGCAAGTTATCAATGATCAAACAAAAGAGGTCATAAGAGAAATACCCTCAGAGAAAATGCTTGATATTCATGCTGCGATGAAAGAGTATTTGGGATTAATGGTAGACAAAAAAATTTGA
- a CDS encoding CDP-glycerol glycerophosphotransferase family protein produces the protein MIIDIVLVYAAGRGGLEDVVATVSTELTKKGHRVRFFQSYPSQNPDWEQSLPELYYYGEMGNLESETLQSLSKGYANKLKEAGKPDIVLATHAPSISYICRSAISSVEGRMAPVLSWLHGPPEYYGNENMLRYSEAHLAISSQIGDSIGNSIFEGQPVYNVGNPVIRNEFETIKRSDGKTVELLYVGRLHQHQKRLDILFKGLELLETDWRLHCIGEGPDGDEIRSLADKLGIKDQILFHGWQENPWDVAEEVSALVMSSDYEGLPLVLMEALGRGIPVISTNCSGASDIINDGENGWIYPIGDFHALADILQKIGEDQSILPTIETCQASVQKFHYLKVVDNIEMILQYHHELFLKQSDKRVSHIVKDNSYRKSQVVNNILDSVINGIEYLGTTRETVVQEKLAEYFSQEFMDLLQQDDQIVGDNEQVIAYVCYPKVDLIDYTFMKAKVSFLLVNEIQDGDISVKEKLHYSAKLFNENGNWKISELTLTDDYPSKSRPEKQRKQKVLLVTTSNSSSSNTAALYKNMPKHISDSFEVEITEQRLTDEYYQKVLTADILVLTEANIIFDKEQYVPNQTIIDLWHGFPLKAMGHADRNEADRNAVTERWGNIDYVCSYSDKFSEMMTKCFKVDPEIFQITGMPRNDLLIHSHLNKDKSVLERIFQIKTEGKKFIMFMPTYRKAAFNNRQDTTLNRNHFFGFESFNSEEFTAFLKNNDLELIVKFHPVEEQYMLKNGIELGDHVHLLTHDMLSKNNLDMYDVLGKFDLLLTDYSSVYFDYLLIDKPIIFLPIDVEQYKTTRGFILGNYDNWTPGAKATTQEQLQEAVLTNLKDSEKFAEERAEVRDVVHYYQDDVSSFRVWEFIKQKAISNN, from the coding sequence ATGATTATTGATATTGTATTAGTGTATGCCGCTGGCCGTGGTGGTTTAGAAGATGTAGTAGCTACAGTAAGTACAGAACTGACAAAAAAAGGGCATAGGGTAAGATTTTTTCAATCTTATCCTTCTCAAAATCCAGACTGGGAACAGAGCCTGCCTGAACTCTATTATTATGGAGAAATGGGAAACCTTGAAAGTGAAACACTGCAATCATTGTCCAAAGGATATGCTAATAAATTGAAAGAGGCAGGAAAGCCAGATATTGTCCTTGCGACACATGCACCAAGTATAAGTTATATATGCCGTTCTGCTATTTCTAGTGTGGAAGGAAGGATGGCCCCAGTACTTTCATGGCTTCATGGTCCACCAGAATATTATGGAAATGAAAACATGTTAAGATATAGTGAAGCTCATCTTGCTATATCCTCTCAAATTGGTGACAGCATAGGTAATAGTATTTTTGAAGGGCAACCAGTTTATAATGTAGGAAATCCTGTCATTAGAAACGAGTTTGAGACGATAAAAAGAAGTGACGGAAAAACAGTAGAGCTTCTGTATGTTGGAAGGCTTCATCAGCATCAAAAAAGGCTAGACATTCTTTTCAAAGGACTAGAATTACTAGAAACTGATTGGAGACTTCATTGTATAGGGGAAGGCCCGGATGGAGATGAAATAAGAAGCTTAGCAGATAAGCTGGGAATCAAGGATCAGATCCTGTTTCATGGCTGGCAGGAAAATCCATGGGATGTTGCAGAAGAAGTATCTGCGCTTGTTATGAGCTCTGACTATGAAGGCCTTCCGCTCGTTCTTATGGAAGCACTTGGGAGAGGGATACCTGTTATTTCAACAAATTGCAGTGGCGCATCAGATATTATTAATGATGGGGAAAATGGTTGGATTTACCCGATTGGAGATTTTCATGCTCTTGCTGATATTCTTCAAAAAATTGGGGAAGATCAGAGCATCTTGCCTACTATTGAAACATGTCAGGCAAGTGTTCAAAAGTTCCATTATTTAAAGGTAGTTGACAATATTGAGATGATTTTGCAGTATCATCATGAACTGTTTTTGAAGCAATCTGATAAAAGGGTTTCCCACATTGTAAAAGATAATTCCTATCGAAAATCTCAAGTTGTTAATAATATACTTGATTCTGTTATTAATGGGATTGAATATTTAGGGACAACAAGGGAGACTGTTGTACAGGAAAAACTTGCGGAATATTTCTCGCAAGAATTTATGGACCTTCTTCAGCAGGACGACCAAATAGTAGGCGATAATGAACAAGTAATAGCATACGTCTGTTATCCTAAAGTTGATTTAATCGATTATACCTTCATGAAGGCTAAAGTAAGCTTTTTGTTAGTTAATGAAATCCAAGATGGGGATATTTCCGTAAAAGAAAAGCTACATTATTCTGCAAAGCTTTTCAATGAAAATGGTAACTGGAAGATTTCGGAACTTACCTTAACGGATGATTATCCAAGTAAATCGCGTCCAGAAAAACAACGAAAACAAAAGGTGCTCTTAGTAACTACTTCTAACAGCAGTTCTTCTAATACTGCTGCTTTATATAAAAATATGCCTAAACACATTTCAGATAGCTTTGAAGTGGAGATTACGGAGCAAAGGCTGACTGATGAGTATTATCAAAAGGTCCTTACTGCAGACATACTTGTTCTGACAGAAGCAAATATCATTTTTGATAAGGAACAATATGTTCCAAACCAAACTATTATTGATTTATGGCATGGTTTTCCATTAAAGGCAATGGGACATGCAGATAGAAATGAAGCAGACCGAAATGCTGTGACAGAAAGATGGGGAAATATCGACTATGTTTGCTCCTATTCGGATAAATTTAGCGAAATGATGACAAAATGTTTTAAAGTAGATCCAGAAATATTTCAAATTACCGGAATGCCTCGAAATGATTTGTTAATACATTCTCATCTTAATAAAGATAAGTCTGTTTTGGAAAGAATATTCCAAATTAAAACAGAGGGTAAAAAGTTTATCATGTTTATGCCGACATATCGAAAGGCAGCTTTTAATAACAGGCAGGATACAACGTTGAACAGAAACCATTTCTTTGGATTTGAGAGTTTTAATTCAGAAGAGTTTACTGCATTCTTGAAAAACAATGATTTGGAATTGATTGTTAAGTTTCATCCAGTTGAAGAACAGTATATGCTGAAAAATGGAATTGAACTAGGTGATCATGTTCATTTGTTGACACATGATATGCTATCAAAAAATAACCTAGACATGTATGATGTTTTAGGAAAGTTCGATTTGCTGCTTACAGATTATTCTTCTGTATACTTTGACTATTTGTTAATTGATAAACCAATCATTTTTCTTCCTATTGATGTGGAGCAGTATAAAACAACTAGAGGATTTATTTTAGGTAATTATGATAATTGGACACCAGGGGCTAAAGCGACGACACAGGAACAACTACAGGAAGCAGTTCTTACTAACTTAAAAGATAGCGAGAAGTTTGCTGAGGAGAGAGCGGAGGTACGGGATGTTGTTCATTATTATCAGGATGACGTTTCTTCGTTCAGGGTTTGGGAGTTCATAAAGCAAAAGGCCATTTCTAACAATTGA
- the hag gene encoding flagellin Hag, with amino-acid sequence MRINHNIAALNTYRQLSSATNAQSKSMEKLSSGQRINRAGDDAAGLAISEKMRGQIRGLDQASRNSQDGISLIQTAEGALNETHAILQRMRELAVQGGNDTNTTDDRAQIKTEIDQLTKEIDRIADTTEFNTQNLLKGSFSATLQVGANDGQTINFSISAMGADGLGISGTISVGTNAEAGASISALDKAIKTVSTQRSNLGALQNRLEHTINNLDTSSENLTAAESRVRDVDMAKEMMTQTKNSILSQAAQSMLAQANQQPQGVLQLLQ; translated from the coding sequence ATGAGAATCAATCACAATATCGCTGCATTAAACACATATCGTCAATTAAGTTCAGCAACAAACGCTCAATCTAAATCCATGGAGAAATTGTCTTCAGGTCAACGTATCAACCGTGCTGGTGACGATGCTGCTGGTCTTGCAATCTCTGAAAAAATGCGTGGACAAATCCGTGGCTTGGATCAAGCATCTCGTAACTCACAAGATGGTATCTCTTTAATCCAAACAGCTGAAGGTGCATTGAACGAAACACATGCAATCCTACAACGTATGCGTGAGCTAGCTGTTCAAGGTGGTAATGATACAAACACTACTGATGATAGAGCACAAATTAAAACAGAAATTGACCAATTAACAAAGGAAATCGATCGTATTGCCGATACAACGGAATTCAACACACAAAACCTATTAAAAGGCTCATTCTCTGCGACGCTTCAAGTGGGGGCGAACGATGGACAAACAATCAACTTCTCTATTAGCGCAATGGGTGCTGATGGCCTTGGGATCTCTGGAACAATCAGTGTTGGAACAAATGCTGAAGCAGGTGCTTCTATTTCTGCTCTTGATAAAGCTATCAAAACAGTATCTACGCAACGTTCAAACCTTGGAGCATTACAAAATCGCCTTGAGCACACAATCAACAACTTGGATACATCATCTGAGAACTTGACTGCAGCTGAATCTCGTGTTCGTGACGTCGACATGGCGAAAGAAATGATGACACAAACAAAGAATTCAATTCTTTCTCAAGCAGCTCAATCAATGCTTGCACAAGCAAACCAACAGCCGCAAGGCGTACTGCAATTACTTCAATAA
- a CDS encoding glycosyltransferase family 2 protein, which yields MKISLAMIVKNEENSVRKCILNAKKIVDEIVVVDTGSTDSTLKVLKEDPNINLFQFQWENDFSKARNFAIEKCTGDYILVLDADEYVTFGKRSELEKVIVNNQIGRIKIVSKFKKDGEEFEASSYISRFFPNYVRYKGAIHEQLDSNLARVDLRVTVSHTGYFDKDKGARNIPILLQELEKHPNDAYFHYQLGKEYRLSKSLKESWYHLQKAYGLVNHRDTYYNLLILELIQTGKELVNKETISVIHENEQSLNNVTDFHFYKGLFYLDYCLKNLNEAVHLLPKIEASFTACLKISKKKHIEYLSGTASFLALYNLGVYYEAIGAVPNAKRYYMESAKLGYEPAKTRLSAI from the coding sequence ATGAAAATATCGTTAGCAATGATAGTTAAAAACGAAGAAAATTCAGTTAGGAAATGCATACTAAATGCAAAAAAAATAGTAGATGAAATTGTGGTAGTAGATACGGGATCCACAGATAGTACACTAAAGGTTTTGAAGGAGGATCCCAATATAAATCTTTTTCAATTTCAGTGGGAAAATGATTTTTCAAAAGCCCGTAATTTTGCAATTGAAAAATGTACTGGCGACTATATTCTGGTATTAGATGCTGACGAGTATGTGACATTCGGCAAAAGAAGTGAGCTTGAAAAGGTCATAGTCAATAACCAAATAGGCAGAATTAAAATCGTCAGCAAGTTCAAGAAAGATGGAGAAGAGTTTGAAGCGAGTTCCTATATATCAAGATTTTTCCCAAATTATGTTCGCTATAAGGGGGCAATACACGAGCAGCTGGATTCAAATCTTGCAAGGGTGGATTTGAGAGTGACGGTTTCTCATACCGGCTATTTTGATAAGGATAAAGGCGCAAGAAATATCCCAATCCTGCTTCAGGAATTAGAAAAACATCCAAACGATGCCTATTTCCATTACCAACTCGGAAAAGAATACCGGCTAAGTAAGTCCCTTAAAGAATCTTGGTACCATCTCCAGAAGGCATATGGGTTAGTAAATCATCGTGATACCTATTATAACCTGCTTATATTAGAGCTAATACAGACAGGAAAAGAGCTTGTCAATAAAGAAACAATTTCTGTCATTCATGAAAATGAGCAAAGCTTAAACAATGTCACTGATTTTCACTTTTATAAAGGGCTGTTTTATTTGGACTATTGTTTAAAGAATTTGAATGAAGCTGTGCACTTACTTCCGAAAATAGAGGCAAGCTTTACAGCATGTTTGAAGATTAGCAAAAAAAAGCATATCGAATACCTATCTGGAACAGCCAGTTTTCTAGCGCTTTACAATTTAGGCGTTTATTATGAAGCAATCGGCGCTGTACCAAATGCTAAAAGATATTATATGGAGTCTGCTAAACTTGGTTATGAACCAGCTAAGACACGGCTCTCCGCCATTTAA